In one window of Leptospira sp. GIMC2001 DNA:
- a CDS encoding TolC family protein produces the protein MTTILSKTNFYILIFFWIIQFSNYKIFAEDSKLLSLDGVGAEEKIAKLSLEEIEELATKSNPLYLQEKTNIGAARGDTITASLYYNPIVGLQRQFIGASRNSGPGLSETYMTLQQPVDLNGVIPQRKKVALQDFQVSLAKFSDFDRLFRLRLRQNYWSYLYLTELVKFQAEFLENYKDLLELTKFRAEKGDISWLEYERIELERIQLEREYKNTRIERARIGKDLRILIGIRNPQAVLNFVGKLEFKSTSELKVQLDSFDPEKRPDYLALQYQESRERQNVELKKREAFPTLTIGGELMNKGQENYSGVYASIPLPVFDRKQGEIYKAEEIAKGATLNLESKKVEINSEIFATKRELLVREEQLLDYRKIDLLNKNREVQEKSRLAYIRGASNLVTFLEAERNFLNVLRTYYELIYLYYNAIDQYKAAIGNIGPQDNQSDKVKVSAE, from the coding sequence ATGACAACCATTTTAAGTAAAACAAATTTCTATATTCTAATATTCTTCTGGATAATACAATTTTCCAATTATAAGATTTTCGCTGAGGATAGCAAACTTCTTAGCTTGGATGGAGTAGGAGCAGAAGAAAAAATAGCAAAGCTGAGTCTTGAAGAAATAGAGGAGCTTGCTACCAAAAGCAATCCTCTCTACCTTCAAGAAAAAACAAATATTGGAGCAGCTCGTGGTGATACGATCACAGCTTCGCTCTATTATAATCCGATCGTCGGACTTCAGAGACAATTCATTGGAGCGTCGAGGAATTCAGGACCTGGACTATCTGAGACATATATGACTTTGCAGCAGCCAGTTGACTTGAATGGGGTTATTCCTCAGAGGAAAAAAGTCGCACTCCAAGATTTTCAAGTATCTCTTGCCAAATTTTCTGACTTTGATCGATTGTTTCGACTTAGGTTAAGACAGAATTATTGGTCCTATTTATATCTTACGGAACTTGTGAAATTCCAAGCTGAATTTTTGGAGAATTACAAAGATTTACTCGAACTGACCAAATTCCGTGCAGAAAAAGGTGATATCTCTTGGCTTGAATATGAAAGAATTGAACTAGAGCGGATACAATTAGAAAGAGAATATAAGAATACTCGAATAGAACGTGCAAGGATAGGTAAGGATCTGAGAATTTTAATCGGAATTCGAAACCCTCAAGCCGTTCTCAATTTCGTTGGCAAATTAGAATTTAAATCCACTTCCGAATTGAAAGTTCAATTGGATAGTTTTGATCCAGAAAAAAGACCGGACTATTTAGCGCTACAATACCAAGAAAGTCGAGAAAGACAGAACGTTGAACTCAAAAAAAGAGAAGCATTCCCAACATTAACCATTGGTGGTGAGCTCATGAATAAGGGTCAGGAAAATTATTCTGGAGTTTATGCATCTATTCCTTTGCCCGTATTTGATAGAAAGCAAGGTGAGATATACAAAGCGGAAGAAATAGCTAAAGGTGCAACCCTCAATCTGGAATCCAAAAAAGTAGAAATCAATTCAGAAATTTTTGCAACCAAAAGGGAATTGCTTGTTCGCGAAGAGCAATTGTTAGATTACAGAAAAATCGATCTTCTCAATAAAAACCGCGAAGTGCAAGAAAAATCAAGACTTGCTTACATTCGAGGAGCATCCAATCTGGTAACCTTTCTTGAAGCAGAAAGAAACTTCCTAAACGTCCTTAGAACATATTATGAATTGATTTATTTATATTACAATGCGATCGATCAATACAAAGCTGCCATCGGCAACATCGGTCCACAAGACAACCAATCAGATAAGGTAAAGGTTTCCGCAGAATGA
- a CDS encoding inorganic pyrophosphatase: MSKNLHVSHPWHGIDPGPKAPEEMDVFIEMTPIDTMKYEVDKESGYIRVDRPQKYSNHSPSLYGFIPRTYCAEESAKRCMDRLGRTGIVGDMDPLDICVLSSNPINHGNIILTAIPIGGLRMIDKNEADDKIIAILKDDPVFAPIRDLKDLPQTLVNKLRHYFLTYKAIPVINENPPVEIPEVYDRAEALIVIGAAMRDYDNHFK; this comes from the coding sequence ATGAGCAAAAATTTACACGTATCCCACCCATGGCATGGAATTGATCCAGGTCCGAAAGCGCCAGAGGAAATGGACGTATTCATTGAAATGACTCCAATTGACACAATGAAGTATGAAGTTGATAAAGAATCAGGTTATATTCGAGTAGATAGACCTCAGAAATATTCAAACCACTCTCCTTCACTTTATGGTTTTATTCCTCGTACATATTGTGCGGAAGAATCTGCTAAACGCTGTATGGATCGTTTGGGTCGAACTGGAATTGTGGGAGATATGGACCCATTGGATATTTGTGTTCTAAGTTCCAATCCTATCAATCATGGAAATATTATTTTGACCGCAATTCCCATTGGTGGACTACGCATGATCGACAAGAACGAAGCTGACGATAAGATCATTGCGATATTGAAAGATGATCCAGTTTTTGCACCAATTCGTGATCTAAAAGATCTACCACAGACTTTAGTGAATAAACTAAGGCATTACTTTTTAACTTACAAAGCAATACCCGTTATCAATGAGAATCCCCCCGTAGAAATACCTGAAGTGTATGACCGCGCAGAAGCTCTCATTGTGATCGGTGCTGCAATGAGAGACTATGACAACCATTTTAAGTAA